In Amycolatopsis jiangsuensis, the following proteins share a genomic window:
- a CDS encoding DNA-binding protein, with the protein MAQVRRLEPTSRGRGEATVHGAWERFVAGGDDLRGVRPEIAISWHRCRDQYRVDPYLTEAPVAVAEVDHALEHDGVIAELGFRAASLAHEVSTLGGIVTITDAGGRVLAQWGDQATRTVADDANLAPWFCWSEGATGTNGMGTALMSYTPVLIRGAEHWCQAFHDWTCAGVAVRDVVTRKPVAVLNISCWRGELPSAAAAWLGNAATVTQRILRRRAQDDGAELIAAFNDARSRSSAALAAVDSAGRVVLADDTAGVLLGIPGSTPAPDPAVRWKPELPEFIRAAGYAAKQATRDPGWVGSTQIFTRLANEPMSISFRPVFLSGHLVGNLVSFGVSGGDPLPRTGNDSPIQTQPHRVVAIRGNRMVLLQLPEVSFAQSDGNDVWLSTDEGRLRSASPGLDKLETELSDSGFLRVHRQYVVNLSRIREVERRFKGELFLVMDDQEKTMVPVSRRNTPVVRRALNI; encoded by the coding sequence ATGGCACAGGTACGCCGGCTCGAACCGACCTCTCGCGGCCGCGGCGAGGCCACGGTGCACGGCGCCTGGGAGCGGTTCGTGGCGGGCGGGGACGACCTCCGCGGCGTACGCCCCGAGATCGCGATCTCCTGGCACCGGTGCCGGGACCAGTACCGGGTCGACCCGTACCTCACCGAAGCCCCGGTGGCCGTCGCGGAAGTCGACCACGCGCTCGAGCACGACGGCGTGATCGCCGAGCTCGGCTTCCGCGCCGCCTCGCTGGCGCACGAGGTCAGCACTCTCGGCGGCATCGTGACCATCACCGACGCCGGCGGCCGCGTCCTGGCCCAATGGGGAGACCAGGCCACGCGCACCGTCGCCGACGACGCCAACCTGGCACCGTGGTTCTGCTGGTCGGAGGGCGCCACCGGGACCAACGGCATGGGCACCGCGCTGATGTCCTACACCCCGGTGCTGATCCGCGGAGCCGAGCACTGGTGCCAGGCCTTCCACGACTGGACCTGCGCCGGCGTGGCGGTACGGGACGTGGTGACCAGGAAACCGGTGGCAGTGCTCAACATCTCGTGCTGGCGCGGCGAGCTCCCCTCGGCCGCGGCAGCGTGGCTCGGCAACGCCGCCACGGTCACCCAGCGCATCCTGCGCCGGCGTGCCCAGGACGACGGTGCCGAGCTGATCGCGGCCTTCAACGACGCCAGGTCGCGCTCGAGCGCGGCACTCGCGGCCGTGGACTCCGCGGGCCGGGTGGTGCTCGCCGACGACACCGCGGGCGTGCTGCTCGGTATCCCTGGCTCCACGCCGGCGCCCGACCCCGCGGTGCGGTGGAAGCCGGAACTGCCGGAATTCATCCGGGCCGCCGGATATGCCGCGAAACAGGCCACCCGCGATCCCGGCTGGGTCGGCTCGACCCAGATCTTCACCCGGCTCGCCAACGAACCGATGTCCATCAGCTTCCGGCCGGTGTTTCTGTCCGGGCACCTGGTCGGCAACCTCGTCTCGTTCGGAGTATCCGGCGGGGATCCGTTGCCGCGCACGGGTAACGACAGCCCGATCCAGACGCAGCCGCACCGGGTCGTCGCGATCCGCGGCAACCGGATGGTCCTGCTGCAGCTCCCGGAAGTCTCGTTCGCGCAGTCGGACGGCAACGACGTGTGGCTGTCCACGGACGAAGGACGGCTGCGCTCCGCCTCGCCGGGCCTCGACAAACTCGAGACCGAGCTGAGCGATTCGGGCTTCCTGCGCGTGCACCGGCAGTACGTGGTGAACCTCAGCCGCATCCGCGAGGTCGAGCGCCGGTTCAAGGGCGAGCTGTTCCTGGTCATGGACGACCAGGAGAAGACGATGGTGCCGGTTTCCCGCCGGAACACCCCGGTGGTCCGGCGGGCGCTGAACATCTGA
- a CDS encoding recombination activating protein 1, which produces MNQSSVPQQDNGPRLLPCQYCGEAYGPEDVARHTEPVRCGPCITCVDKPACFSCRLMYCVCDVHRYRG; this is translated from the coding sequence ATGAACCAGTCGTCGGTGCCCCAGCAGGACAACGGACCCAGGCTTCTGCCGTGCCAGTACTGCGGGGAGGCCTACGGGCCCGAAGACGTCGCGCGGCACACCGAGCCGGTGCGCTGCGGGCCGTGCATCACCTGCGTGGACAAGCCCGCGTGCTTCAGCTGTCGTCTCATGTACTGCGTGTGCGACGTGCACCGGTACCGAGGGTGA
- a CDS encoding PQQ-dependent dehydrogenase, methanol/ethanol family yields MTLEYVDAGKAFDHGQLSNLPHSAPDVTRGVNYERILQARSESQNWITYYGDYDGKRHSLLDEINVDNVKNLKVAWIFQAGATGMIASTSTYAFEACPLVVDGVMFVTGWDGWLWALDAKTGEQLWRYKHAIPIDVTLCCANVNRGCAVANGKVYMVTQNAQLVALDATNGRKVWQKTIGDVRAGESASLAPLVIKDTLITGSAGGEYGVRGHIDCWDLETGEQRWRTYTVPKPGEPGSETWPADGEAWQRGGANHWVTGTYDPELNLYFAGTGNPAPDFDGEVREGDNLYTDSVVALDVDTGEIKWHYQFTPHDLWDYDSTMEMTLFERDGKKLLAHFDKNGYMFVLDRTNGELQHVTPFVDRIDWGAITRDGKFLPRKYPDKEGEPCHFFPGPAGAKEWTHASYNPDHDLFYVPVADVGATATRRRREFKEGMPYWGAAVEVDIDNMAGSVSAFDSHGEEKWRHRLTNMPMAASTLSTAGNVVFAGTPAGEFLALHAETGEKLWSFQCGSGHHSSPSTFTVEGKQYISVPVGWGGWLEGIVPGLSGQGHGAALITFAL; encoded by the coding sequence ATGACACTCGAATACGTCGATGCCGGCAAGGCGTTCGACCACGGTCAGCTCTCCAATCTGCCGCACAGCGCGCCGGACGTGACGCGCGGCGTCAACTACGAGCGCATCCTCCAGGCGCGCAGTGAATCCCAGAACTGGATCACCTACTACGGCGACTACGACGGCAAGCGGCACAGCCTGCTCGACGAGATCAACGTCGACAACGTCAAGAACCTCAAGGTCGCCTGGATCTTCCAGGCCGGCGCGACCGGGATGATCGCCTCCACCTCGACGTATGCGTTCGAGGCCTGCCCGCTCGTCGTCGACGGCGTCATGTTCGTGACCGGCTGGGACGGCTGGCTCTGGGCGCTGGACGCCAAGACCGGCGAGCAGCTGTGGCGCTACAAGCACGCGATCCCGATCGACGTGACGCTGTGCTGTGCCAACGTCAACCGCGGCTGCGCGGTGGCGAACGGCAAGGTCTACATGGTGACCCAGAACGCCCAGCTGGTGGCGCTCGACGCCACCAACGGCCGGAAGGTCTGGCAGAAGACCATCGGTGACGTGCGGGCGGGTGAGAGTGCTTCGCTGGCTCCGCTGGTCATCAAGGACACCCTCATCACCGGTTCCGCCGGTGGCGAGTACGGCGTCCGCGGTCACATCGACTGCTGGGACCTCGAAACCGGTGAGCAGCGCTGGCGCACCTACACCGTGCCGAAGCCCGGTGAGCCGGGCTCGGAGACCTGGCCCGCCGACGGCGAGGCCTGGCAGCGCGGTGGCGCGAACCACTGGGTCACCGGAACCTACGACCCGGAGCTGAACCTCTACTTCGCGGGCACCGGCAACCCGGCTCCCGACTTCGACGGTGAGGTCCGGGAGGGCGACAACCTCTACACCGACAGCGTGGTGGCACTCGACGTCGACACCGGCGAGATCAAGTGGCACTACCAGTTCACCCCGCACGACCTGTGGGACTACGACTCCACGATGGAGATGACCCTGTTCGAGCGGGACGGCAAGAAGCTGCTCGCCCACTTCGACAAGAACGGGTACATGTTCGTCCTCGACCGCACCAACGGCGAGCTGCAGCACGTCACTCCGTTCGTCGACCGGATCGACTGGGGCGCCATCACCCGCGACGGCAAGTTCCTGCCCCGGAAATACCCGGACAAGGAGGGCGAGCCCTGCCACTTCTTCCCCGGCCCCGCCGGCGCGAAGGAATGGACGCACGCCTCGTACAACCCGGACCACGACCTGTTCTACGTCCCGGTGGCCGACGTGGGCGCCACGGCCACCCGGCGTCGACGCGAGTTCAAGGAAGGCATGCCGTACTGGGGTGCCGCCGTCGAGGTCGACATCGACAACATGGCCGGGTCGGTCAGCGCGTTCGACTCCCACGGTGAGGAGAAGTGGCGCCACCGGCTCACCAACATGCCGATGGCCGCGTCGACACTGAGCACCGCGGGGAACGTGGTGTTCGCGGGTACGCCCGCGGGCGAGTTCCTGGCGCTGCACGCCGAAACCGGTGAGAAGCTGTGGAGTTTCCAGTGCGGCAGCGGGCACCACAGCAGCCCGAGCACCTTCACCGTCGAGGGCAAGCAGTACATCTCGGTGCCGGTCGGCTGGGGCGGCTGGCTGGAAGGCATCGTCCCCGGCCTGTCCGGGCAGGGGCACGGTGCCGCGCTGATCACGTTCGCCCTGTGA
- a CDS encoding MSMEG_3727 family PQQ-associated protein — MTIAQEREDLLAELGGQNRATIGAVLGTGSIAKAVERADGTMEATIRIPEDAMAWEPGVLILPHGGTLELTIINDDKNTHACLLPSNGDRQFIGLLNHSKGSATLELDGPGCYWYGSPAGNDEGRGLQAAIVVTGEVPPEAKLDRPAQPRP; from the coding sequence ATGACGATTGCCCAGGAACGAGAGGATCTCCTGGCCGAGCTCGGCGGACAGAACAGGGCGACGATCGGTGCCGTGCTCGGGACCGGCTCGATCGCCAAGGCGGTCGAGCGTGCCGACGGGACGATGGAAGCGACCATCCGGATCCCGGAGGACGCGATGGCCTGGGAGCCGGGCGTGCTGATCCTGCCGCACGGCGGCACTCTCGAGCTGACGATCATCAACGACGACAAGAACACCCACGCCTGCCTGCTGCCCAGTAACGGCGACCGGCAGTTCATCGGCCTGCTGAACCACTCGAAGGGCAGCGCGACCCTCGAACTGGACGGCCCCGGCTGCTACTGGTACGGCTCGCCCGCCGGCAACGACGAGGGCCGGGGCCTGCAGGCCGCCATCGTCGTGACCGGTGAGGTGCCGCCGGAAGCGAAGCTCGACCGCCCCGCCCAGCCGCGTCCGTAG
- the katG gene encoding catalase/peroxidase HPI, whose protein sequence is MPENPDTHVYRTYDKVLGETRPARRRNHPVAGGNANDWWPHRLNLKALRRNQSANNPLGADFDYAARFATVDLEELAREVDEVLTTSQDWWPADFGHYGPLVLRMAWHAAGTYRIFDGRGGASAGMLRFAPLNSWPDNRNLDKARRLLWPVKKKYGRRISWADLMVFAGNRALESMGFRTFGFGGGREDVWEPDETYWGPERKWLSDERYSGLRELDAPLAAAEMGLVYVDPQGPATNPDPVLAARDIRETFKRMGLDDEETVALIAGGHTFGKTHGPADPNVTGGPEPEAAPLTDQGLGWIGGYGSGIGPDAVSTGLEGMWTRTPVTWDHTFFETLFDYTWDVELSPAGLWQWVPSDGQGEGTVPDPFDPDTRHHPVMLTTDLSLQQDPSYEAISRRFMEHPEQFEDAFARAWFKLTHLDMGPIQRYLGPLVPDERLIWQDPVPEVDHELVDAADVAALKREILESGLTVAQLVSTAWASASTYRGSDKRGGANGARIRLEPQRDWAVNEPAQLGAVLAMLEAIQQRFNASQQGNKRVSIADLIVLGGCAAVEHAAAAGGHVLDVPFRPGRTDATQEWTDVESFDALRPVADGFRNYLGDGFWMPPEHLLIDRADLLTLSAPEMTVLIGGLRVLGANHRRSAVGVLTSAPGTLTNDFFGTLLDEKTEWAPSRNGDTWAVVYEGRDRDTGAVKWTASRVDLVFGSNSELRALAEVYASEDAGGKFVRDFVSAWVKVMELDRFDLPRPWRHR, encoded by the coding sequence ATGCCCGAGAATCCCGATACCCACGTCTACCGCACGTACGACAAGGTGCTGGGTGAGACGCGGCCGGCTCGGCGGCGGAATCATCCGGTGGCGGGGGGCAACGCCAACGACTGGTGGCCGCACCGGCTCAACCTGAAGGCATTGCGCCGCAACCAGTCTGCGAACAATCCGCTGGGCGCCGACTTCGACTACGCCGCGCGGTTCGCGACGGTGGATCTCGAAGAGCTGGCGCGTGAGGTCGACGAGGTGCTGACGACCTCGCAGGACTGGTGGCCCGCCGACTTCGGTCACTACGGTCCCCTTGTCCTGCGCATGGCCTGGCACGCCGCGGGTACCTACCGGATCTTCGACGGGCGGGGTGGTGCGAGCGCCGGAATGCTGCGCTTCGCCCCGTTGAACAGCTGGCCGGACAACCGCAATCTGGACAAGGCACGCCGGTTGCTGTGGCCGGTGAAGAAGAAGTACGGCCGCAGGATCTCCTGGGCCGACCTGATGGTCTTCGCGGGAAACCGCGCACTGGAGTCGATGGGTTTCCGGACTTTCGGGTTCGGCGGCGGTCGCGAAGACGTGTGGGAGCCGGACGAGACGTACTGGGGCCCGGAACGCAAATGGCTGTCCGACGAACGGTACAGCGGTCTGCGTGAGCTCGACGCACCGCTGGCAGCCGCCGAGATGGGACTGGTCTACGTCGATCCGCAGGGCCCGGCCACCAACCCCGACCCGGTGCTCGCCGCCCGCGACATCCGGGAGACCTTCAAGCGGATGGGGCTGGACGACGAGGAAACGGTGGCGCTCATCGCGGGTGGGCACACTTTCGGCAAGACGCACGGCCCGGCGGATCCGAACGTGACCGGTGGCCCCGAACCCGAGGCGGCGCCGCTCACCGACCAGGGCCTCGGCTGGATCGGCGGGTACGGCAGCGGCATCGGGCCGGACGCCGTCAGCACCGGACTGGAAGGCATGTGGACCCGCACACCGGTCACCTGGGACCACACGTTCTTCGAGACACTGTTCGACTACACCTGGGACGTCGAGCTCAGCCCTGCGGGCCTGTGGCAGTGGGTGCCGAGCGACGGCCAGGGCGAGGGCACCGTGCCGGACCCCTTCGACCCGGATACCAGACACCATCCGGTCATGCTCACCACCGACCTGTCGTTGCAGCAGGATCCGAGCTACGAGGCGATCTCGCGGCGGTTCATGGAGCACCCGGAGCAGTTCGAGGACGCGTTCGCGCGGGCCTGGTTCAAGCTGACCCACCTCGACATGGGCCCGATCCAGCGCTACCTGGGGCCGCTCGTCCCGGATGAACGGCTGATCTGGCAGGACCCGGTGCCGGAGGTGGACCACGAGCTCGTGGACGCCGCCGACGTCGCCGCCCTCAAACGCGAAATCCTCGAATCCGGCCTGACGGTGGCACAACTCGTCTCCACGGCGTGGGCGTCGGCTTCGACCTACCGCGGCAGCGACAAGCGTGGCGGGGCGAACGGGGCGCGGATCCGGCTCGAACCGCAGCGCGACTGGGCGGTCAACGAGCCCGCGCAGCTGGGTGCCGTCCTGGCCATGCTGGAGGCGATCCAGCAGCGGTTCAACGCCTCCCAGCAAGGAAACAAGCGCGTCTCGATCGCCGACCTGATCGTGCTCGGCGGCTGTGCGGCGGTGGAACACGCCGCCGCGGCCGGTGGCCACGTCCTCGACGTTCCGTTCCGTCCCGGACGCACCGACGCGACTCAGGAATGGACCGACGTCGAGTCGTTCGACGCGTTGCGGCCCGTCGCGGACGGATTCCGCAACTACCTCGGTGACGGCTTCTGGATGCCCCCGGAGCATTTGCTGATCGACCGGGCGGACCTGCTGACCCTGAGCGCGCCGGAGATGACCGTGCTGATCGGCGGACTGCGGGTGCTCGGAGCCAATCACCGGCGTTCCGCGGTGGGCGTGCTGACCTCGGCGCCGGGAACACTGACGAACGACTTCTTCGGCACCCTGCTGGACGAGAAAACGGAATGGGCGCCGAGCCGGAACGGGGACACCTGGGCCGTCGTCTACGAGGGCCGCGACCGGGACACCGGTGCGGTGAAGTGGACCGCGAGCCGCGTCGATCTGGTCTTCGGCTCGAACTCCGAACTGAGGGCGCTCGCCGAGGTCTACGCGAGCGAGGACGCGGGCGGGAAGTTCGTCCGGGACTTCGTCTCCGCGTGGGTGAAGGTCATGGAACTCGACCGGTTCGATCTCCCCCGGCCGTGGCGGCACCGATGA
- a CDS encoding manganese efflux pump MntP yields MTLEFLPLIALAFGLALDNFRSSIAIGTIPFGWLRAFQVAIVFGVWDALSPLLGGLIGHFLGEFLGDWADYIGAAALGLYGIYFIVGAIRNPQPEEDDLDHPWVTLFGMPLSLSIDNFVAGAGLGIAGFSLIVPMLTFGAMTVVMSFAGLFVGRMAAKVIRIRADLLCGISLLGSAILLPLVFD; encoded by the coding sequence GTGACACTCGAGTTTCTTCCGCTGATCGCGCTCGCTTTCGGCCTCGCTCTCGACAACTTCCGTTCGTCGATCGCCATCGGAACGATCCCCTTCGGCTGGCTCCGCGCTTTCCAGGTGGCGATCGTATTCGGGGTGTGGGACGCCTTGAGCCCGCTGCTCGGCGGACTGATCGGACACTTCCTCGGCGAGTTCCTCGGAGACTGGGCGGACTACATCGGGGCGGCCGCGCTGGGACTGTACGGTATCTACTTCATCGTCGGAGCGATCCGGAACCCGCAGCCGGAAGAGGACGACCTGGACCATCCCTGGGTGACGCTCTTCGGTATGCCACTCTCGCTGAGCATCGACAACTTCGTCGCCGGTGCCGGCCTCGGGATCGCGGGCTTCTCCCTCATCGTCCCGATGCTGACTTTCGGCGCCATGACGGTGGTGATGTCGTTCGCCGGGCTCTTCGTGGGGCGGATGGCCGCCAAGGTCATCCGGATCCGTGCCGACCTGCTCTGCGGTATCTCGCTCCTCGGTTCGGCAATCCTGCTGCCGCTGGTCTTCGACTGA
- a CDS encoding ribose-5-phosphate isomerase: MRIYLGSDHAGFELKNHFVTRLSGLGYEVTDVGPAGYDANDDYPPFCVETARRVVADEGSLGIVIGGSGNGEQIAANKVPGARAALTWNVDTARLARLHNNAQLAGIGARMHTVEEAERIVEAFLTTRFEGGRHQRRIDLLSDYERSGEPPALPGEPVR; this comes from the coding sequence GTGCGCATCTACCTCGGCTCTGATCACGCTGGATTCGAACTCAAGAACCACTTCGTCACGAGACTTTCCGGTCTCGGCTACGAGGTGACCGACGTCGGCCCCGCCGGCTATGACGCGAATGACGACTATCCACCGTTCTGCGTCGAGACCGCACGGCGCGTCGTCGCCGACGAAGGCAGCCTCGGCATCGTCATCGGCGGCTCCGGGAACGGCGAACAGATCGCCGCGAACAAGGTGCCCGGCGCCCGCGCCGCGCTGACCTGGAATGTGGACACCGCCAGGCTGGCCCGCCTGCACAACAACGCGCAGCTGGCCGGCATCGGCGCCCGGATGCACACAGTCGAGGAGGCCGAACGCATCGTGGAAGCGTTCCTCACCACCCGATTCGAGGGCGGCCGTCACCAGCGCCGGATCGATCTGCTCTCGGATTACGAGCGGTCCGGTGAACCGCCCGCGCTGCCAGGAGAACCCGTGCGCTGA
- a CDS encoding HAD-IIA family hydrolase, which yields MTGETTSVRAESLISRYRGLICDLDGVVYRGAVAIPHAVETLNRVAEDGVPVVFATNNASRPPAEVGDHLRGLGVTQQGWSVVNSSQAAAAYLTARLAPGARVCAVGGPGVAHALTEAGLTAVRAADLENAPVEAVVQGLGFDITWRELSAISRLAEAGATWVATNVDLTLPTPYGRAPGNGALVALVQTATSVSPHVVGKPQAALFDLARDRLGTERPDTLVCGDLLDTDIKGANASGLDSLFVLTGASRLRDLAFAERPARPTYVAADLSGLRTPGLPLHTTSREYLVELGPDAVPRMADAGDNGTLLQSVVTMAWAARDAGRAVSDDAGVWDRIERQLGVSLPAQATH from the coding sequence ATGACGGGTGAGACGACGTCCGTCCGGGCCGAGTCGCTCATCAGCCGTTACCGCGGGCTGATCTGTGATCTCGACGGTGTGGTCTACCGCGGCGCGGTGGCCATTCCCCATGCGGTGGAAACCTTGAACCGGGTGGCGGAGGACGGCGTACCGGTCGTGTTCGCGACCAACAACGCGTCCCGTCCGCCCGCGGAGGTGGGTGACCACCTCCGCGGGCTGGGCGTCACCCAGCAAGGCTGGTCGGTGGTCAACAGTTCTCAGGCGGCCGCGGCGTACCTGACGGCGCGTCTGGCCCCGGGCGCGCGCGTCTGCGCGGTGGGCGGGCCAGGCGTCGCGCACGCGCTCACCGAAGCCGGGTTGACCGCGGTACGCGCCGCGGACCTGGAGAACGCACCGGTCGAGGCTGTGGTGCAGGGACTGGGTTTCGACATCACCTGGCGCGAACTCTCGGCGATCAGCAGGCTCGCCGAAGCCGGGGCCACCTGGGTGGCCACGAATGTCGACCTCACGTTGCCCACCCCGTACGGGCGTGCGCCCGGCAACGGGGCCTTGGTCGCGTTGGTGCAGACGGCGACCAGTGTCTCGCCGCACGTGGTCGGGAAGCCGCAGGCCGCGCTCTTCGACCTCGCCCGCGACCGGCTCGGTACCGAGCGGCCGGACACTCTGGTGTGCGGGGACCTGCTGGACACCGACATCAAGGGCGCCAACGCTTCCGGCCTCGACTCGCTCTTCGTCCTGACCGGTGCCTCCCGGCTCCGGGACCTCGCCTTCGCCGAGCGGCCCGCGCGTCCGACGTACGTCGCCGCCGACCTGAGCGGACTGCGCACGCCCGGACTGCCGTTGCACACCACCTCGCGCGAGTACCTCGTCGAACTCGGGCCGGACGCCGTACCGCGCATGGCGGATGCCGGCGACAACGGCACACTGCTGCAGTCTGTGGTCACCATGGCGTGGGCGGCCAGGGACGCCGGTCGCGCGGTCTCCGACGACGCCGGCGTGTGGGACCGGATCGAACGGCAGCTCGGAGTTTCCCTTCCGGCACAAGCGACACACTGA
- a CDS encoding fructose-bisphosphatase class II family protein — MKAKEWGISGAAGGLRVDERDAGTDGPGDGLALELVRVTEAAAIAAGRWAGHGDEEGGRAAADVMHELIRSVPMRGVVVIGRGTERDTPVLFNGETAGDGTGPACDIGISVGDGVLSAAGDVPNALAAIAVAEPGALYDPSPVLAMEKLAVGPDYVDVVDIRLPVADNLRAVARAGDAQVSDLVVAVLNRPRHRRLVHEIRDAGARVHLIEGGDVAGAIAAARPESPVDLMLGTGGSAEGVVAAAALSCLGGSLQARLRSETPGPAETGFGEVLHTGDLVRGENVVFCATGVTGNEVLRGVQHHSGRTTTQSMVMCAKANTVRIVTSEHRPSGGTRSTGPYDG, encoded by the coding sequence ATGAAGGCCAAGGAATGGGGCATCTCCGGGGCTGCCGGAGGTCTCCGTGTGGACGAACGCGACGCCGGCACCGATGGACCCGGTGACGGGCTCGCGCTCGAACTCGTGCGGGTCACCGAGGCCGCCGCGATCGCCGCGGGAAGGTGGGCCGGACACGGCGACGAGGAGGGCGGCAGGGCCGCTGCCGACGTGATGCACGAACTGATCAGGTCGGTGCCGATGCGCGGCGTAGTGGTGATCGGCAGAGGCACGGAGCGGGACACGCCGGTGCTGTTCAACGGCGAGACCGCCGGAGACGGGACCGGACCGGCCTGTGACATCGGGATCAGCGTGGGCGACGGCGTCCTTTCGGCGGCCGGGGACGTGCCGAACGCGCTCGCGGCGATCGCTGTTGCCGAGCCCGGTGCGCTGTACGACCCGTCGCCGGTTCTCGCCATGGAGAAGCTGGCCGTCGGACCCGATTACGTCGATGTGGTCGACATTCGCCTGCCGGTGGCGGACAACCTTCGCGCAGTCGCCAGAGCCGGCGACGCCCAGGTGTCGGACCTCGTCGTCGCCGTGCTCAACCGGCCACGGCATCGGCGACTGGTGCACGAGATCCGTGACGCCGGCGCACGGGTTCACTTGATCGAGGGCGGCGACGTCGCGGGTGCGATCGCGGCAGCGCGCCCCGAAAGCCCGGTGGACCTGATGCTGGGCACCGGAGGATCGGCGGAGGGCGTCGTCGCCGCGGCTGCCCTGTCCTGCCTCGGTGGGTCGTTGCAGGCCCGGCTGCGGTCCGAAACTCCCGGACCAGCCGAAACCGGCTTCGGTGAAGTCCTGCACACCGGTGACCTGGTACGCGGCGAGAACGTGGTGTTCTGCGCTACCGGGGTGACCGGGAACGAGGTGCTGCGCGGCGTACAGCACCACTCGGGTCGCACCACCACCCAGTCCATGGTGATGTGCGCCAAGGCGAACACGGTACGGATCGTCACCTCCGAACACCGGCCCTCCGGTGGCACGAGGAGCACCGGTCCGTATGACGGGTGA
- a CDS encoding class I fructose-bisphosphate aldolase, producing the protein MSALNKIARTLVSNRRGILAADESIGTMSSRLEKVGVEPTEENRRIYRELIVTTPRLSESISGVILADETFHQELDNGRTFPEFLDDLGILAGIKVDTGAKPLAGSPEEKITEGLDGLRERVAGYERLGATFAKWRAVLTIGDNQPSARAVQANVHALARYAGLCQEGGLVPIVEPEVLMDGTHSLAQCQQVTTSVLESLFEELELMRVQLDGIVLKPNMVVAGSGSGEQPAVADVARATVDALRATVPASVPGIAFLSGGQSPETATEHLGAMQNFDALPWELTYSFGRALVGPALETWRGDEGKRVAAQEVLSARAVANAAAR; encoded by the coding sequence ATGTCAGCTCTGAACAAGATTGCGCGTACGCTCGTCTCGAATCGGCGCGGTATTCTCGCGGCCGACGAGAGCATCGGGACGATGTCGTCCCGGCTGGAGAAGGTCGGGGTCGAGCCGACCGAGGAGAACCGCCGGATCTACCGGGAACTGATCGTCACCACCCCTCGGCTCTCCGAATCGATCAGCGGTGTCATCCTCGCCGACGAGACGTTCCACCAGGAACTGGACAACGGCCGCACGTTCCCGGAGTTCCTCGACGATCTCGGCATTCTCGCCGGGATCAAGGTGGATACCGGAGCGAAGCCGCTGGCCGGCTCTCCGGAGGAGAAGATCACCGAGGGGCTCGACGGACTGCGCGAACGGGTCGCCGGCTACGAGCGGCTTGGGGCGACGTTCGCCAAATGGCGCGCCGTGCTCACGATCGGCGACAACCAGCCGTCGGCTCGCGCGGTGCAGGCGAACGTCCACGCGTTGGCGCGGTATGCCGGTCTTTGTCAGGAAGGTGGCCTGGTGCCGATCGTGGAACCCGAGGTGCTGATGGACGGCACCCACTCGCTGGCGCAGTGCCAGCAGGTGACGACTTCGGTGCTTGAGTCGTTGTTCGAGGAGCTCGAGCTGATGCGGGTGCAGCTCGACGGCATCGTCCTCAAGCCCAACATGGTGGTTGCCGGGTCCGGCAGCGGGGAGCAGCCGGCGGTCGCCGACGTCGCCCGGGCCACTGTGGACGCTCTGCGTGCCACGGTGCCCGCGTCGGTGCCGGGTATCGCGTTCCTCTCCGGTGGGCAAAGCCCGGAAACGGCGACCGAGCACCTCGGGGCGATGCAGAACTTCGATGCGCTTCCCTGGGAACTCACGTACTCGTTCGGACGGGCGCTGGTCGGTCCCGCGCTGGAGACCTGGCGCGGGGACGAAGGCAAGCGGGTCGCCGCACAGGAAGTGCTCTCCGCGCGCGCCGTGGCGAACGCCGCCGCCCGCTGA